From the Anaeromyxobacter dehalogenans 2CP-1 genome, the window CGCCACGCCGCCCCTCCTCGCCCCCGCTCGCCCCGCCCTGCACGCCGCGGGCCTTGCCGGCCGCGCCGGTCCCCTGGCGCGCCCGGCTGGCGCGCCCCTTGCGAAGGTGCCGGGCGGGAGACGCGGACATGGCGGACGGCATCTACGTGAGCATGTGCGGCGCGGTGGCCCGGGCGGAGCAGCTCGACGCCGTGGCCGACAACCTCGCCAACGCGCAGACGCCCGGGTTCAAGGCGGCGCGCCCGGCGTTCGAGAGCTTCCTCGCGCCCGGAGCGGCGCAGGACAAGCGCTACGCGGCGGCGGTCGCCACCGGGATCGACCTGCGCCCCGGCCCGACCCAGCGGACCGGCAACGCGCTCGACGTGGTCCCGGAGGCCGGGATGTTCCTGACGGTGCGCACCGCCGGCGGCGGCACCGCCTACACGCGCGACGGCCGGCTGACGCTCGACCCGGATCGGCGTCTCGTCTCTGACGGCCGGCCGCTGCTCTCGCCCCGCGGCGAGCCGATCGTCCTCCCGCCCGACCTCGAGGCGCGGGTGGACGCGGCCGGGCGCGTGTGGGCCGGTGACGTGGAGGTCGCGGCGCTGGGCCTGGCCCGGCTCGACGGCCCGGTGGACCGCGTCGGCCCGTCGCTCCTCGCGCCGGGCGCCGGCGGACGGGCGCTGCCG encodes:
- a CDS encoding flagellar hook basal-body protein; its protein translation is MADGIYVSMCGAVARAEQLDAVADNLANAQTPGFKAARPAFESFLAPGAAQDKRYAAAVATGIDLRPGPTQRTGNALDVVPEAGMFLTVRTAGGGTAYTRDGRLTLDPDRRLVSDGRPLLSPRGEPIVLPPDLEARVDAAGRVWAGDVEVAALGLARLDGPVDRVGPSLLAPGAGGRALPAEGAVRSGELELGNAGALEASIQLVSAQRAYEASLQAIQTYRQLDQRAVEVARVK